In Zingiber officinale cultivar Zhangliang chromosome 6A, Zo_v1.1, whole genome shotgun sequence, a single genomic region encodes these proteins:
- the LOC121996803 gene encoding ABC transporter G family member 11-like: protein MSARASSVNPEMKAAAEVMMEIEANKPAGNGLVVGRGLSPLSETLWKEKANVELIGDVSARLTWKDLTVTVTVAGGETHRVLEGLTGFAEPWALTALMGPSGSGKSTLLDALAGRLAANAFLSGAILLNGRKAKLSFGTAAYVTQDDTLIGTLTVREMISYSARLRLPDKMPREEKRALVEGTIMEMGLQDCADTVIGNWHLRGISGGEKRRVSIGLEILMRPRLLFLDEPTSGLDSASAFFVTQTLRGLSRDGRTVIASIHQPSSEVFELFDRLYLLSGGKTVYFGQTSEACEFFAQAGFPCPPLRNPSDHFLRCINSDFDKVKATLKGSLKTRVERSDDPLDRMTTSEAIRTLIEFYNHSQHHYSAIQKVDEISRVRGTVLDSGGSQASFLMQAFTLTKRSFVNMSRDFGYYWLRLLIYIVVTICIGTIYLNVGTGYTSILARGACASFVFGFVTFMSIGGFPSFVEDMKVFQRERLNGHYGVLAFVISNTLSAMPFLIMITLVSGTLCYFMVRLHPGFTHYLFFVLALYASVTVVESLMMAIASVVPNFLMGIIIGAGIQGIFMLVSGYFRLPNDIPKPFWRYPMTYISFHYWALQGQYQNDLRGLVFDGQAPDLPKIPGEYILEHIFQIDVNRSKWLDLSALFSMIVIYRIFFFLMIKISEDVTPWIRGYIARRRLQKKQSSSTDLATRIPSLRGYVVAIEPNSTSSG from the exons ATGAGTGCAAGAGCAAGCTCAGTGAATCCAGAGATGAAGGCGGCGGCGGAGGTGATGATGGAGATCGAGGCGAACAAGCCGGCGGGGAACGGGCTGGTGGTGGGAAGGGGGCTGAGTCCGCTGAGCGAGACGCTGTGGAAGGAGAAGGCGAACGTGGAGCTGATCGGCGACGTGTCGGCGAGGCTTACGTGGAAGGACCTGACGGTGACGGTGACGGTGGCGGGTGGCGAGACGCACCGCGTGCTGGAGGGTCTCACCGGCTTCGCCGAGCCCTGGGCGCTGACGGCGCTCATGGGCCCCTCGGGCTCCGGCAAGTCGACGCTGCTCGACGCCCTCGCCGGCCGCCTCGCCGCCAACGCCTTCCTCTCCGGCGCCATCCTCCTCAACGGTCGGAAGGCCAAGCTCTCCTTCGGGACCGCT GCATACGTGACCCAGGATGACACCTTGATCGGAACTTTGACGGTGAGGGAGATGATCTCCTACTCCGCACGTCTCCGGCTGCCGGACAAGATGCCGAGAGAGGAGAAGCGAGCTCTGGTGGAAGGGACCATCATGGAGATGGGCCTCCAGGACTGCGCAGACACTGTGATCGGAAATTGGCATCTCCGGGGGATCAGCGGCGGCGAGAAGAGGAGGGTCAGCATCGGCCTCGAGATCCTCATGAGGCCGAGGCTGCTCTTCCTGGACGAGCCAACCAGTGGACTCGACAG CGCTTCAGCCTTCTTCGTGACGCAAACGCTGCGAGGTTTGTCGAGAGACGGCAGGACGGTGATCGCCTCGATTCACCAGCCCAGCAGCGAGGTCTTCGAGCTGTTCGATCGCCTTTATTTGCTCTCCGGCGGCAAAACTGTCTACTTTGGCCAGACTTCGGAGGCTTGTGAG TTCTTTGCTCAAGCTGGATTTCCCTGCCCACCTCTAAGGAATCCATCAGACCATTTCTTAAGGTGCATAAACTCGGATTTCGACAAAGTGAAAGCTACCCTAAAGGGATCTCTAAAGACAAGA GTGGAAAGGAGTGATGATCCCCTTGATAGAATGACAACATCGGAAGCAATACGAACATTGATCGAGTTCTACAATCACTCTCAGCATCATTACTCTGCAATACAGAAAGTGGATGAGATTTCAAGAGTG AGAGGAACGGTGTTGGATTCAGGAGGCAGTCAGGCTAGCTTCTTGATGCAAGCTTTTACGTTGACGAAGCGATCGTTTGTGAACATGTCGAGAGACTTTGGTTACTACTGGCTAAGGCTGCTGATCTACATTGTTGTGACCATCTGCATTGGAACCATCTATTTGAATGTTGGAACTGGATACACCTCTATACTG GCTCGGGGGGCATGTGCTTCATTCGTCTTCGGCTTCGTGACATTTATGTCTATTGGTGGATTCCCATCCTTTGTGGAAGATATGAAG GTTTTTCAGAGAGAAAGGCTCAATGGCCATTATGGTGTCCTAGCATTTGTCATCAGCAACACCCTGTCTGCAATGCCTTTCTTGATCATGATAACTTTAGTCTCAGGAACTCTTTGCTATTTCATGGTACGCCTTCACCCAGGCTTCACACACTACTTATTTTTCGTGTTGGCTCTCTACGCGAGTGTCACCGTGGTCGAGAGCTTGATGATGGCCATTGCTAGTGTAGTCCCTAACTTTCTAATGGGAATCATCATAGGTGCCGGAATTCAG GGAATATTCATGCTTGTTTCTGGCTACTTTAGACTTCCTAATGACATCCCAAAGCCCTTTTGGAGGTACCCAATGACATATATCAGTTTCCATTACTGGGCATTGCAG GGTCAGTATCAAAATGACTTGAGAGGTCTAGTATTTGACGGCCAGGCACCCGACCTACCGAAGATTCCAGGCGAATACATACTCGAGCACATCTTTCAGATCGACGTCAATCGATCAAAATGGCTGGATCTTTCAGCCCTCTTCAGTATGATAGTAATATACAGGATCTTTTTCTTCTTGATGATCAAGATCAGTGAGGATGTGACCCCATGGATAAGAGGATACATCGCGAGAAGAAGGCTACAGAAGAAGCAGAGCTCTTCTACTGATCTTGCGACTCGGATACCGTCTCTTAGGGGCTATGTGGTTGCAATAGAGCCCAATTCAACCAGCAGTGGTTAG